A single genomic interval of Nocardioides nitrophenolicus harbors:
- a CDS encoding anti-sigma factor has translation MSETSSPAVDGTTAADRPDEVELRLPADGAYASVLRTLTAGLAARLDFTMDDIEDLRIAVSEAAAMVLDEADPDAVLDCRFQLGGNQLALTIAADAAAPSAPDYESFGWQVLATLADEAAIDAVAGRYSVRLLVRSSLAS, from the coding sequence ATGTCGGAGACGAGCAGCCCCGCTGTCGACGGTACGACGGCCGCCGACCGCCCCGACGAGGTCGAGCTGCGGCTGCCGGCCGACGGCGCCTACGCCTCGGTCCTGCGCACCCTCACCGCCGGCCTCGCGGCCCGCCTGGACTTCACCATGGACGACATCGAGGACCTGCGGATCGCGGTGTCCGAGGCGGCCGCCATGGTGCTCGACGAGGCCGACCCCGACGCCGTCCTCGACTGCCGGTTCCAGCTGGGGGGAAACCAGCTGGCACTCACCATCGCCGCCGACGCCGCGGCTCCCTCCGCTCCCGACTACGAGAGCTTCGGCTGGCAGGTCCTCGCGACCCTCGCCGACGAGGCCGCGATCGACGCCGTGGCCGGGCGCTACTCCGTCCGTCTCCTCGTTCGGTCCTCGCTCGCGTCATGA
- a CDS encoding RNA polymerase sigma factor SigF, producing the protein MTTDLSRGGGQRGTPTNVEVTRKRSAELFVVLRDEDASPAEREVARDSLVHLHLPLVEHCARRFRNRGEPYEDLVQVGTIGLIKSVDRFDTERGVEFSTYATPTIIGEIKRYFRDKGWAIRVPRRLQELRMQISASTAELTQSLGRSPTPRELADAIGCSVEEIVEGLESSNAYSTLSLDATDDDSDGGSGQSMLDAMGVDDEALEHVEIRESVKPLLENLPPREKKILLLRFFKNMTQSQIAEEIGVSQMHVSRLLSRTLAQLRESLESEA; encoded by the coding sequence ATGACCACCGACCTGTCTCGGGGCGGCGGCCAGCGCGGCACGCCGACGAACGTCGAGGTGACCCGCAAGCGCAGCGCGGAGCTCTTCGTCGTCCTGCGCGACGAGGACGCCTCCCCCGCCGAGCGCGAGGTGGCCCGTGACTCCCTCGTCCACCTCCACCTGCCGCTCGTCGAGCACTGCGCCCGCCGCTTCCGCAACCGCGGCGAGCCCTACGAGGACCTGGTGCAGGTCGGCACCATCGGCCTGATCAAGTCCGTCGACCGCTTCGACACCGAGCGCGGGGTCGAGTTCTCGACGTACGCGACACCGACGATCATCGGCGAGATCAAGCGCTACTTCCGCGACAAGGGCTGGGCGATCCGGGTGCCGCGGCGGCTGCAGGAGCTGCGCATGCAGATCAGCGCCAGCACCGCCGAGCTCACCCAGTCGCTGGGCCGCTCCCCCACGCCGCGCGAGCTCGCCGACGCGATCGGCTGCTCGGTCGAGGAGATCGTCGAGGGCCTGGAGTCCAGCAACGCCTACTCCACGCTGTCCCTGGACGCCACCGACGACGACTCCGACGGTGGCAGCGGCCAGAGCATGCTCGACGCGATGGGCGTCGACGACGAGGCGCTCGAGCACGTCGAGATCCGCGAGTCGGTCAAGCCGCTGCTGGAGAACCTGCCGCCGCGGGAGAAGAAGATCCTGCTGCTCAGGTTCTTCAAGAACATGACCCAGTCCCAGATCGCCGAGGAGATCGGCGTCTCCCAGATGCACGTCTCCCGGCTGCTCAGCCGCACCCTCGCCCAGCTGCGCGAGTCGCTCGAGTCGGAGGCCTGA
- a CDS encoding WhiB family transcriptional regulator: MDWRHRSACLDEDPELFFPIGNTGPAILQIEEAKAVCRRCDVREQCLAWALEAGQDHGVWGGLSEDERRALKRRNARARVRTPV; encoded by the coding sequence ATGGATTGGCGACACCGTTCCGCATGCCTCGACGAGGATCCGGAGCTGTTCTTCCCGATCGGCAACACCGGCCCGGCGATCCTCCAGATCGAGGAGGCCAAGGCGGTGTGCCGACGCTGCGACGTGCGCGAGCAGTGTCTCGCCTGGGCGCTCGAGGCGGGACAGGACCACGGTGTCTGGGGTGGCCTGAGCGAGGACGAGCGCCGCGCGCTCAAGCGCCGCAACGCCCGCGCCCGGGTCCGCACCCCCGTCTGA
- a CDS encoding PAS domain-containing sensor histidine kinase — protein sequence MPSLSAIARRHTDLDDADIAWLQLIQADWQVIADLSFADLVLWLPDRNGAGFWAGDQMRPTTGPTAYVDDIVGSFAATGSRQLVDAAFELGRIAREGDPEWRDDVPVRVEAIPVRRAGKVIAVISRNTNLLGVRTPSLLEINYLQAATDLSQMIAAGLFPSTAQRSDHADSPRVGDGFLRVDAAGRVIYASPNALSTYRKLGLTGDLTGHRLPDLTRELVPPKKRPDEETLSAVLGGRAHRDTELGASGGPGDGAALIVRAIPLRPKGDHIGAIILLRDVTDLRRRDRELVTKDATIREIHHRVKNNLQTVAALLRLQARRIGSPEAASALEEAVRRVGSIAIVHETLSQAVEETVEFDDIADRLARLVVDVGSTTAQVGVRREGSFGVLASEVATPLAMVVMELMQNAAEHGYDAGAAGQIAIQAARHGTVLEVAVEDDGRGLPEDFDLDAATSLGLSIVRTLVESELGGHLTLGRAPGGGTRAGFSIPVE from the coding sequence GTGCCCTCCCTGTCCGCGATCGCCCGGCGTCACACCGACCTCGACGACGCGGACATCGCCTGGCTCCAGCTGATCCAGGCCGACTGGCAGGTGATCGCCGACCTGTCCTTCGCCGACCTGGTCCTGTGGCTCCCGGACCGCAACGGGGCGGGCTTCTGGGCGGGCGACCAGATGCGTCCGACCACCGGCCCGACGGCGTACGTCGACGACATCGTGGGCTCCTTCGCCGCCACCGGCAGCCGCCAGCTGGTCGACGCGGCCTTCGAGCTGGGCCGGATCGCGCGCGAGGGCGACCCCGAATGGCGCGACGACGTGCCGGTCCGGGTCGAGGCGATCCCGGTGCGGCGCGCCGGCAAGGTGATCGCGGTGATCAGCCGCAACACCAACCTGCTCGGCGTGCGCACCCCCAGCCTGTTGGAGATCAACTACCTCCAGGCCGCCACCGACCTGTCCCAGATGATCGCCGCCGGGCTGTTCCCGTCCACCGCCCAGCGCAGCGACCACGCCGACTCCCCGCGGGTCGGCGACGGCTTCCTGCGCGTCGACGCCGCCGGCCGGGTCATCTACGCGAGCCCGAACGCGCTGTCGACCTACCGCAAGCTGGGGCTGACCGGCGACCTCACCGGTCACCGGCTGCCCGACCTGACCCGGGAGCTGGTACCGCCCAAGAAGCGCCCCGACGAGGAGACGCTGAGCGCGGTCCTCGGCGGCCGGGCGCACCGCGACACCGAGCTCGGCGCCTCCGGGGGCCCCGGCGACGGCGCCGCGCTGATCGTGCGCGCGATCCCGCTGCGGCCCAAGGGCGACCACATCGGCGCGATCATCCTGCTGCGCGACGTGACCGACCTGCGCCGCCGTGACCGCGAGCTGGTCACCAAGGACGCCACCATCCGCGAGATCCACCACCGGGTGAAGAACAACCTGCAGACCGTCGCGGCCCTGCTGCGGCTCCAGGCGCGCCGGATCGGCTCGCCCGAGGCGGCCTCGGCCCTCGAGGAGGCGGTGCGCCGGGTCGGCTCGATCGCCATCGTCCACGAGACGCTGAGCCAGGCCGTCGAGGAGACGGTCGAGTTCGACGACATCGCCGACCGGCTGGCCCGGCTGGTGGTCGACGTCGGCTCGACCACCGCCCAGGTCGGCGTCCGTCGCGAGGGCAGCTTCGGCGTCCTCGCCTCGGAGGTCGCCACGCCGCTCGCGATGGTCGTCATGGAGCTGATGCAGAACGCCGCCGAGCACGGCTACGACGCGGGCGCGGCCGGCCAGATCGCGATCCAGGCGGCGCGGCACGGCACCGTGCTGGAGGTCGCCGTCGAGGACGACGGCCGAGGGCTGCCCGAGGACTTCGACCTCGACGCCGCGACCAGCCTGGGCCTGTCGATCGTGCGCACGCTCGTGGAGTCCGAGCTCGGCGGGCACCTGACGCTCGGTCGGGCGCCCGGCGGTGGCACCCGGGCAGGCTTCAGCATCCCGGTCGAGTGA
- a CDS encoding DUF2785 domain-containing protein, with protein sequence MDWARLQQALRDGERRPPAGHPIGDLTAQLTQMLGDPDPQVRDGMAYSFLATWIEHGAYDDLLAGLGDGMCAGLNTGIGERDTDTVFRRSFSVLLLAECIQRDTRIRRLPPSKVLHWGDRIAAWYVRERDLRGFVPGKGWAHAAAHGADALAALAASRHFGMTELTVLLDVIADRVLNPDTPALVHGEPDRIAYAVMEVLRRDRVPLSVLEPWVVRLEQGARARARSGRDPYRATGNAQLVLRALYLQLTISPRHPAVRPDLLLALVASLRRVHPYFLDDVG encoded by the coding sequence GTGGATTGGGCTCGCCTCCAGCAGGCCCTCCGCGACGGTGAGCGGCGTCCCCCCGCCGGTCACCCGATCGGCGACCTGACCGCACAGCTGACCCAGATGCTGGGCGACCCGGACCCCCAGGTCCGCGACGGGATGGCGTACTCCTTCCTGGCGACCTGGATCGAGCACGGCGCGTACGACGACCTGCTGGCCGGACTCGGCGACGGCATGTGCGCCGGGCTGAACACCGGCATCGGCGAGCGCGACACCGACACGGTGTTCCGGCGCAGCTTCTCGGTGCTGCTGCTCGCCGAGTGCATCCAGCGCGACACCCGGATCCGCCGGCTCCCCCCGAGCAAGGTGCTCCACTGGGGCGACCGGATCGCGGCCTGGTACGTCCGCGAGCGGGACCTGCGCGGGTTCGTGCCCGGCAAGGGCTGGGCCCACGCCGCCGCCCACGGCGCCGACGCGCTGGCCGCGCTGGCCGCCTCGCGCCACTTCGGGATGACCGAGCTGACCGTGCTGCTCGACGTGATCGCCGACCGGGTGCTCAACCCCGACACCCCGGCCCTGGTCCACGGCGAGCCGGACCGGATCGCCTACGCCGTGATGGAGGTGCTGCGTCGCGACCGGGTGCCGCTGAGCGTGCTGGAGCCGTGGGTGGTCCGCCTCGAGCAGGGCGCCCGGGCCCGGGCGCGCAGCGGCCGCGATCCCTACCGCGCCACCGGCAACGCCCAGCTGGTGCTGCGCGCGCTCTACCTCCAGCTCACCATCTCGCCGCGGCACCCCGCGGTCCGGCCCGACCTGCTGCTGGCGCTGGTCGCCTCGCTGCGCCGGGTGCATCCGTACTTCCTCGACGACGTCGGCTGA